One Chloroflexota bacterium DNA window includes the following coding sequences:
- a CDS encoding RidA family protein: MAKRESINLPGMAHGAPIPMGSKIGNVVYSSGIAGRDQEKNVMPSDPAEQAVCMFKNIKQFMEIAGGSPDDIIHVRLLMKDPDLRKYIDPEWQKMFPDEHSRPARHALTTDVRQGFFQAEIVAILPS, translated from the coding sequence ATGGCGAAGCGCGAATCCATTAACCTTCCCGGCATGGCGCACGGCGCGCCGATCCCCATGGGATCGAAGATCGGCAACGTCGTGTACTCATCCGGCATCGCTGGTAGGGACCAGGAGAAGAACGTGATGCCCAGCGACCCGGCTGAGCAGGCTGTCTGCATGTTCAAGAACATCAAGCAATTCATGGAGATCGCCGGCGGCTCGCCGGACGACATCATCCACGTTCGCCTGCTGATGAAGGACCCGGACTTGCGCAAGTACATCGACCCCGAGTGGCAGAAGATGTTCCCCGACGAGCACAGCCGCCCCGCGCGCCACGCGCTGACGACGGACGTACGCCAGGGTTTCTTCCAGGCCGAGATCGTGGCCATACTGCCCTCCTAA
- a CDS encoding class II aldolase/adducin family protein, producing MPDSLDLLRQKVAISMRILGMEGLVKDITGHVSARIPGTNEMFIRCRGGNERGLMYTDVQQIRRLDFDGKGDGLGADFMAPLELPIHGENYKARPEVAAVVHAHPHAAVLCGILGLEFKPIFGAYDPGAMGIAAKGLPVYPRSVLINRQELGQDLVAAMGPRDCCLMKGHGITAVGPSVEAATLLALRLERLAEMILEIAHLGREAPSISQEDLEAFGYVDGRAPTRANIPRGEEWVWAHYVKLVEDSVGIPADF from the coding sequence GTGCCTGACTCTCTCGACCTGCTTCGCCAGAAGGTCGCGATCTCCATGCGCATCTTGGGCATGGAGGGGCTGGTGAAGGACATCACCGGCCACGTGAGCGCCCGGATTCCGGGCACGAACGAGATGTTCATTCGGTGCCGAGGCGGCAACGAGCGGGGCTTGATGTACACCGACGTCCAGCAGATCCGTCGGCTGGATTTCGACGGGAAGGGCGACGGGCTCGGAGCGGACTTCATGGCCCCGCTGGAGCTGCCGATCCACGGCGAGAACTATAAGGCTCGCCCTGAGGTCGCGGCCGTGGTCCACGCGCACCCGCACGCGGCGGTGCTGTGCGGCATCCTCGGGCTCGAGTTCAAGCCGATCTTCGGCGCGTACGATCCCGGCGCCATGGGTATCGCCGCGAAGGGGCTGCCCGTCTACCCTAGGTCCGTGCTGATCAATCGGCAGGAGCTGGGCCAGGATCTCGTCGCTGCCATGGGTCCGCGGGACTGCTGCCTCATGAAGGGCCACGGCATCACCGCGGTCGGGCCGAGTGTGGAGGCGGCGACGCTTCTGGCGCTGCGTCTGGAGCGCCTCGCGGAGATGATCCTCGAGATTGCGCACCTGGGCCGCGAGGCCCCGAGCATCTCCCAGGAGGACCTGGAGGCGTTCGGATACGTCGATGGACGCGCGCCGACGCGCGCGAATATCCCGCGCGGCGAGGAGTGGGTGTGGGCCCACTACGTGAAGCTCGTGGAGGACTCCGTCGGGATCCCCGCCGATTTCTGA
- a CDS encoding Rieske 2Fe-2S domain-containing protein yields the protein MLTREENELLTRVGPGTPAGELLRRYWYPVAFCHELTDERPTHFTRVLGEDLVLFKDKSGNVGLIQDHCVHRGASLLYGRVEERGIACAYHGWLYDAKGNCLETPAEPADSKLYLTVKAKAYPVRRLAGLYWGYLGPLPAPVIPPYDILVRRDGHHTVQLRGQVDANYFQAMENSVDPAHLQILHQDAGANVAGGRRARSTTRGFTDEVVSFDFYQTEYGIMKRRVYTDGRVDEHPLIFPNILRQGNGMEVRVPRDDTAMWIYEIRFIPTEDGSLVPEDEEPEFVPQDSHKAPADQRHPHARYRMDRVDAQDYMAWETQGPIFDRTTERLATSDRGIVMLRKLMRENIERVQAGLDPLGVIRDPSHPMIDTNLTGSLIVEVGMLPPSAAGRR from the coding sequence GTGCTCACGCGGGAAGAGAACGAGCTGTTGACGCGGGTTGGACCGGGAACGCCAGCGGGCGAGCTGCTTCGCCGGTACTGGTACCCGGTCGCCTTCTGTCACGAGCTGACGGATGAAAGGCCAACGCACTTCACGCGCGTGCTCGGTGAAGACCTCGTGCTCTTCAAGGACAAGAGCGGGAACGTGGGCCTCATCCAGGATCATTGCGTCCACCGGGGCGCGTCGCTGCTGTACGGCCGCGTCGAGGAGCGCGGGATCGCCTGCGCGTACCATGGCTGGCTCTACGACGCGAAGGGGAACTGCTTGGAGACGCCGGCCGAGCCGGCGGACAGCAAGCTCTATCTGACGGTCAAGGCGAAGGCGTACCCGGTACGGCGGCTGGCGGGCCTCTACTGGGGGTATCTCGGGCCGCTCCCAGCCCCAGTTATCCCGCCGTACGACATCCTCGTCCGCCGGGATGGCCACCATACGGTGCAGCTCCGCGGCCAGGTCGATGCGAACTACTTCCAGGCGATGGAGAACTCGGTTGATCCCGCGCACCTCCAGATCCTGCACCAGGACGCGGGCGCCAACGTGGCGGGCGGCCGTCGCGCGCGCAGCACGACGCGCGGCTTCACCGACGAAGTGGTCAGCTTCGACTTCTACCAGACCGAGTACGGGATCATGAAGCGGCGAGTGTATACGGACGGGCGGGTCGACGAGCATCCGTTGATCTTCCCCAACATCCTCCGCCAGGGGAACGGCATGGAGGTGCGCGTCCCTCGGGACGACACGGCCATGTGGATCTATGAGATCCGGTTCATCCCGACGGAAGACGGCTCGCTGGTGCCCGAAGATGAAGAGCCCGAGTTCGTGCCGCAGGATTCGCACAAGGCTCCCGCCGATCAGCGGCACCCGCATGCCCGGTATCGCATGGATCGGGTGGACGCGCAGGATTACATGGCATGGGAGACTCAGGGGCCCATCTTCGATCGCACGACCGAGCGGCTGGCGACGTCAGACCGCGGCATCGTCATGCTCCGCAAGCTGATGCGCGAGAACATCGAGCGCGTGCAGGCGGGGCTGGACCCGCTGGGTGTCATCCGCGATCCGAGTCACCCGATGATCGATACAAACCTGACGGGCTCATTGATCGTCGAAGTGGGCATGCTCCCGCCGTCGGCTGCCGGTCGGCGGTAG
- the purU gene encoding formyltetrahydrofolate deformylase, with product MAPAVERPDTGILTVVCPDRQGIVAAISGFLFGHGANILDAQQHTDRSDETFFMRVRFDATRLDISLAEFGKPFAEVADRFGMRWRIRATSETPSMGIMVSRLDHCLIDLLARHRIGELAVRVPLILSNHADLEPIAAAFNVPFRVVPVTPDSKSEAEAEQLRHLREAGCDFVVLARYMQVLTPTFLAAFPLRVINIHHGFLPAFAGARAYHQALERGVKMIGATSHYATNVLDDGPIIDQDVIRVTHRDTADDLIRKGRDVERIVLARAVRAHAEDRVVVHGRRTVVFD from the coding sequence GTGGCGCCGGCAGTAGAACGCCCGGACACCGGTATCTTGACGGTCGTTTGTCCCGACCGGCAGGGGATCGTCGCCGCAATCTCGGGCTTTCTTTTCGGGCACGGGGCCAACATTCTCGATGCCCAGCAGCACACCGATCGCTCGGATGAAACGTTCTTCATGCGCGTCAGGTTCGATGCCACGCGGCTGGACATCAGCCTCGCTGAGTTCGGAAAGCCGTTCGCGGAGGTAGCGGACCGGTTTGGGATGCGCTGGCGCATTCGCGCCACGTCCGAAACACCTTCGATGGGGATCATGGTCTCGCGACTGGACCATTGCCTCATCGATCTTCTCGCGCGGCATCGCATCGGTGAGCTTGCCGTTCGTGTCCCTTTGATCCTGAGCAACCATGCGGACCTTGAGCCGATCGCGGCCGCCTTCAACGTGCCTTTTCGTGTGGTGCCCGTTACCCCGGATTCGAAATCCGAAGCGGAGGCGGAACAGCTTCGGCACTTGCGCGAGGCGGGCTGCGACTTCGTCGTGCTCGCGCGCTACATGCAGGTGCTGACCCCGACGTTTCTGGCCGCATTTCCGCTGCGCGTCATCAATATCCACCATGGATTCCTCCCTGCGTTCGCGGGTGCGCGAGCGTACCATCAGGCGCTCGAGCGCGGAGTGAAGATGATCGGCGCGACCAGCCACTACGCGACCAACGTGCTGGACGACGGGCCGATCATCGATCAGGACGTCATTCGCGTGACGCATCGAGATACCGCCGATGATCTGATCCGGAAAGGCAGGGACGTGGAGCGCATCGTGCTGGCACGCGCGGTTCGCGCCCATGCAGAAGACCGCGTGGTCGTCCACGGGCGCCGGACGGTCGTCTTCGATTGA
- a CDS encoding Rieske 2Fe-2S domain-containing protein: MLTKEENEFLTRVGPGTPAGELLRRYWMPVGYVQELTDEKPTQFVRILGEDLVLFKDKSGNVGLMQDHCVHRGASMLYGRVEERGIACAYHGWLYDTKGNCLETPAEPADSKFYLTVKAKAYPVKKFIGMYWAYLGPLPAPEIPQYDVWARKDGHRELYLQPRLDANWLQPMENSMDPAHLQILHQTIAFRGRTPASTTRGFTDDVEKFEFYEVDYGLIKKRTYKNGHVDEHPVIFPNILRQGDATQIRVPIDDTHTKIFFVRFKPSPDGSIVEEGDPPVTFINSYKQPADQLHPYTWFDMSLDVQAQDHMAWETQGPIADRSIERLSTTDRGIVLLREVLKREIERVQMGLDPKGVIRDPNHGLIDTKLQESLVEVREGWGRSGQLATTAQA; the protein is encoded by the coding sequence ATGCTCACGAAGGAAGAAAATGAGTTCCTGACGCGCGTCGGGCCGGGTACCCCGGCAGGCGAGCTGCTTCGACGCTATTGGATGCCTGTAGGCTACGTGCAGGAGCTGACGGACGAGAAACCCACCCAGTTCGTGCGGATCTTGGGCGAGGATCTGGTGCTCTTCAAGGACAAGAGCGGCAACGTGGGCCTCATGCAGGACCATTGCGTCCACCGCGGCGCTTCCATGCTCTACGGGCGCGTCGAGGAGCGGGGGATCGCCTGCGCGTACCATGGCTGGCTCTACGACACGAAGGGGAACTGCCTGGAAACCCCGGCCGAGCCGGCGGACAGCAAGTTCTATCTGACGGTGAAGGCGAAGGCGTACCCGGTGAAGAAGTTCATCGGGATGTACTGGGCGTACCTGGGGCCGCTGCCGGCGCCGGAGATCCCACAGTACGACGTGTGGGCGCGCAAGGATGGCCACCGCGAGCTGTATCTGCAGCCGCGCCTCGACGCCAACTGGCTGCAGCCCATGGAGAACTCCATGGACCCGGCTCACCTCCAGATCCTCCACCAGACGATCGCGTTCCGCGGCCGGACGCCCGCCAGCACGACCCGCGGCTTCACGGACGACGTGGAGAAGTTCGAGTTCTACGAAGTCGACTACGGATTAATCAAGAAGCGGACTTATAAGAACGGGCACGTGGACGAGCACCCGGTTATCTTTCCGAACATCCTGCGCCAGGGCGACGCCACGCAGATCCGCGTTCCCATCGACGACACCCACACCAAGATCTTCTTCGTCCGGTTCAAGCCCAGCCCGGATGGCAGCATCGTGGAGGAGGGGGACCCGCCGGTTACCTTCATCAACTCCTACAAGCAGCCTGCCGACCAGCTCCACCCCTACACCTGGTTCGATATGTCCCTCGACGTCCAGGCGCAGGACCATATGGCGTGGGAGACGCAGGGCCCGATCGCCGATCGCAGCATCGAGCGGCTCTCGACGACCGACCGGGGAATCGTCTTGCTGCGCGAGGTCCTGAAGCGCGAGATCGAGCGCGTGCAGATGGGGCTCGACCCGAAGGGCGTGATCCGCGATCCAAACCACGGGTTGATCGACACGAAGCTGCAGGAGTCGCTCGTCGAGGTACGGGAGGGCTGGGGCCGAAGCGGCCAGTTGGCCACCACGGCCCAGGCGTAG
- a CDS encoding Rieske 2Fe-2S domain-containing protein, which translates to MLTKEEHERLARVGPGTPMGELLRRYWHPVAATADLDQDPVRPVRLLGENLVLYRDETGTIGLVAERCAHRGISLAYGIPQTKGLRCAYHGWIYDEQGHVVDMPFEPACLPLKIQAYRVQELGGLVFAYLGPEPAPLLPRYDLFVRDDLNRNVEITMLPCNWLQCMDNSLDPIHFEHLHGVYGNYVMKRTGKPPMLNPARHLKIDFDVFEYGIIKRRLVEGEPEDCDDWTTGHPILFPNILSVGDVRRPNYQIRVPVDDTHTLHVRYQGILRRDGVDPRDDVPVQHLSLFDEDGHLKGWADDIPSQDMLAWVGQGPVSDRTAEHLATSDRGVALYHKLLFDNIERIERGEEPMAVVRDERKNFPMIQLPRENRGYRAFFTVNGEYREPVRPGARG; encoded by the coding sequence ATGCTGACGAAGGAAGAGCACGAACGACTCGCGCGCGTGGGACCTGGCACCCCCATGGGAGAGCTGCTCCGGCGCTACTGGCACCCAGTGGCCGCGACGGCCGACCTGGACCAGGACCCGGTGCGTCCGGTCCGCCTGCTGGGCGAGAATCTGGTCCTGTACCGGGATGAGACGGGAACGATCGGGCTGGTGGCGGAGCGATGCGCACATCGCGGCATCTCCCTCGCCTACGGCATCCCGCAGACGAAGGGCCTGCGTTGCGCCTACCACGGCTGGATCTACGACGAGCAGGGCCACGTGGTGGACATGCCCTTCGAGCCCGCGTGCCTTCCCCTGAAGATCCAGGCGTACCGAGTCCAGGAGCTCGGCGGCCTGGTGTTCGCCTACCTCGGGCCGGAGCCGGCGCCCCTTTTGCCCCGCTATGATCTCTTCGTCCGCGACGACTTGAACCGAAACGTCGAGATCACGATGTTGCCCTGCAACTGGCTCCAGTGTATGGACAACTCCCTTGACCCGATCCACTTCGAGCACCTTCACGGCGTCTACGGCAACTACGTGATGAAGCGGACCGGCAAGCCGCCGATGCTCAACCCGGCCCGCCACCTGAAGATCGACTTCGACGTGTTCGAGTACGGCATCATCAAGCGTCGACTGGTGGAGGGAGAGCCCGAGGACTGCGACGACTGGACGACGGGCCACCCCATCCTCTTCCCCAACATCCTGTCTGTCGGGGACGTCCGTCGGCCGAACTACCAGATCCGTGTCCCGGTCGACGACACTCACACCCTCCACGTGCGATACCAGGGCATCCTCCGAAGGGACGGCGTCGACCCGCGCGATGACGTGCCCGTCCAGCATCTCTCGCTCTTCGACGAGGACGGCCACCTCAAGGGCTGGGCCGACGACATCCCCTCGCAGGACATGCTCGCGTGGGTTGGGCAGGGGCCCGTGTCCGATCGGACCGCCGAGCACCTGGCGACGTCGGACCGAGGCGTGGCGCTCTACCATAAGCTGCTTTTCGACAACATCGAGCGCATCGAGCGGGGCGAGGAGCCGATGGCCGTGGTGCGCGACGAGCGGAAGAACTTCCCCATGATCCAGCTTCCCCGCGAGAATCGCGGCTACCGCGCCTTCTTCACGGTGAACGGGGAGTACCGCGAGCCGGTCCGACCCGGCGCCCGCGGATAG
- a CDS encoding peptide ABC transporter substrate-binding protein: protein MMIRVEPPTLSSRPLVRTGGVTTATLVRLFNAGFVIRDQHGDPQPDLVERVPALDTDAWRVSADGHMQTTYVLKPDLRWHDGTRLSADDVVFTWQVYSTPAMGQAASLPFGLIDNVRATDDHTVEIEWKRPYPDAGSLQATDFPVLPRHLLEQSFQQDSPETFLASPFWTSRYVGLGPYRLERWEPGSSIEASAFDGYALGRPLIGRIQVRWNSDPNTVVANLLAGEVNIAADDSLQFSQASLLRREWTPRSAGSVLLTPTLWRAAQVQLRPELASPRALLDVRVRRALAHAIDKAALNDALFEGQGIVTGSMIPPTDPNIDNVERSIRKYPFDPKQSEALMSQAGWSRAPDGTYANLSEGRFSAELKVNGGAQYEEEMSILAAGWRDAGFDFRESVNPAALAQDGEVRSTFTGVFSSSGPLGEDLLRAYSSANIPGPENRWVGRNRVAWINPEYDRLVEAFNTTLDPTERRRQVVEMARIFTEDLPEIPLYFDPGVMAYVSGLTGPRLVSPKGNISWDIYRWTWVG, encoded by the coding sequence ATGATGATCCGCGTCGAGCCGCCCACCCTGTCGTCGCGGCCGCTCGTACGCACGGGCGGGGTCACGACGGCGACACTCGTACGGCTTTTCAATGCCGGGTTCGTCATCCGCGACCAGCATGGCGATCCTCAGCCGGATCTCGTTGAGCGCGTGCCGGCGCTCGACACGGATGCGTGGCGCGTGTCCGCCGACGGGCACATGCAGACGACGTATGTGCTCAAGCCCGACCTCAGGTGGCACGACGGGACCCGGCTCTCTGCTGACGACGTCGTGTTCACCTGGCAGGTGTATTCGACTCCGGCGATGGGACAGGCTGCGTCCCTCCCGTTCGGGCTCATCGACAATGTTCGTGCGACCGATGATCACACCGTCGAAATCGAATGGAAACGGCCGTATCCCGACGCCGGCTCGCTGCAGGCAACCGATTTTCCGGTCCTCCCGCGCCATCTCCTCGAGCAAAGCTTCCAGCAGGACTCGCCGGAAACCTTTCTGGCAAGCCCATTCTGGACCAGCCGCTACGTCGGTCTGGGCCCGTACCGCCTGGAGCGCTGGGAGCCCGGCTCGTCCATTGAGGCTTCCGCTTTCGACGGGTATGCGCTCGGTCGCCCATTGATTGGCCGCATACAGGTGCGCTGGAACAGCGATCCGAACACCGTGGTGGCGAACCTGCTCGCGGGCGAGGTCAACATCGCAGCCGACGATTCGCTCCAGTTCAGCCAGGCGTCGCTTCTGCGCCGGGAGTGGACGCCTCGCTCGGCAGGGTCCGTCCTCCTGACGCCGACCCTCTGGCGCGCCGCGCAGGTCCAACTGCGACCGGAGCTCGCGAGCCCGCGCGCGCTCCTCGACGTCCGGGTGCGGCGTGCGCTGGCGCACGCGATCGACAAGGCCGCGCTGAACGACGCGTTGTTCGAAGGTCAGGGCATCGTCACCGGCAGCATGATTCCGCCTACGGATCCGAACATTGACAACGTGGAGCGAAGCATTCGTAAGTATCCGTTTGACCCCAAACAGAGCGAAGCGCTCATGAGCCAGGCTGGGTGGAGCAGGGCGCCCGATGGCACGTACGCGAATCTGAGCGAGGGTCGGTTCTCAGCCGAGCTGAAGGTAAACGGCGGAGCGCAATACGAGGAGGAAATGTCCATCTTGGCGGCCGGGTGGCGCGATGCAGGCTTCGACTTCCGCGAGTCCGTAAACCCGGCCGCGCTGGCACAGGACGGCGAGGTGCGCTCCACTTTTACCGGCGTCTTCTCTTCGAGCGGTCCTCTGGGCGAAGACCTGCTCCGGGCCTACAGCAGTGCGAATATCCCGGGCCCCGAAAACCGTTGGGTGGGTCGAAATCGGGTGGCATGGATCAACCCGGAGTACGACCGCTTGGTCGAGGCCTTCAACACGACGCTCGATCCCACCGAGCGCAGGCGCCAGGTCGTCGAGATGGCGCGAATCTTTACCGAGGATCTGCCGGAGATTCCGCTCTATTTCGACCCCGGTGTCATGGCCTACGTGTCCGGCCTCACCGGTCCGCGGCTGGTTTCACCGAAAGGCAATATCAGCTGGGACATCTACCGCTGGACGTGGGTGGGATAG
- a CDS encoding extradiol ring-cleavage dioxygenase → MAEVVLGIGTSHSPQLGIPGEQWRVLQAKDEGDSRMNYRELAERVRQTRPGFEKELTIEKFRERDEACQRAIGALGELLRDTRPDVMLVFGDDQHEQFLDDLMPMLCIYNGETMAIHRGRRAGAPPVSTSTEWRSVEGGRDQAEEGKEFRADPALADHLLRELCDDGFDIARSNHMRDGVGIGHAFSFVYRRLLPEGDIPMVPFMVNTFYPPNAPTPKRCYALGQSVRAAIERWDSNARVAVIASGGLSHTIIDEDLDRRTIDGLMERDPDRLRALPVEKMVHGTSEIRNWIIAGAALEGLDMTLVDYVPTYRSPAATGCGMTFAYWK, encoded by the coding sequence ATGGCAGAGGTCGTTCTCGGCATTGGGACGTCGCACAGTCCGCAGCTCGGGATCCCCGGCGAACAGTGGCGGGTTCTTCAGGCGAAGGACGAAGGCGACTCGCGGATGAACTATCGGGAGCTGGCCGAGCGTGTTCGGCAGACACGGCCCGGCTTCGAAAAAGAGCTGACGATCGAGAAGTTCCGGGAGCGCGATGAGGCATGCCAGCGCGCCATCGGCGCCCTTGGGGAGCTGCTGCGCGATACGCGCCCGGACGTTATGCTCGTCTTCGGCGATGATCAGCACGAGCAGTTCCTCGACGACCTCATGCCGATGCTGTGCATCTACAATGGCGAGACAATGGCCATCCACCGCGGAAGGCGGGCGGGCGCGCCGCCGGTCAGCACGAGCACGGAATGGCGCTCGGTGGAGGGCGGCCGCGACCAAGCCGAAGAGGGCAAAGAGTTCCGCGCCGATCCGGCTCTCGCCGACCATCTGCTCCGCGAGCTGTGCGACGACGGGTTCGACATCGCGCGGTCGAACCATATGCGCGACGGTGTCGGGATCGGGCACGCTTTCAGCTTCGTCTATCGACGGCTCCTGCCCGAGGGCGACATTCCGATGGTCCCCTTTATGGTCAACACGTTTTATCCGCCGAACGCGCCCACACCGAAGCGCTGCTATGCGCTGGGCCAGTCCGTCCGCGCAGCCATCGAGCGCTGGGACTCGAACGCGCGCGTCGCCGTCATCGCGTCCGGCGGTCTCAGCCACACGATCATCGACGAGGATCTGGACCGGCGCACCATCGATGGGCTGATGGAGCGGGACCCGGATCGCCTCCGTGCCCTGCCGGTTGAGAAGATGGTCCACGGGACATCAGAGATTCGGAACTGGATCATCGCGGGGGCAGCGCTCGAGGGGCTCGACATGACGCTGGTCGACTATGTGCCGACTTACCGCTCACCGGCCGCGACGGGGTGCGGGATGACCTTCGCATATTGGAAGTAG